A genomic segment from Malaclemys terrapin pileata isolate rMalTer1 chromosome 1, rMalTer1.hap1, whole genome shotgun sequence encodes:
- the RPS16 gene encoding 40S ribosomal protein S16 produces the protein MPAKGPLQSVQVFGRKKTATAVAHCKRGNGLIKVNGRPLEMIEPRTLQYKLLEPVLLLGKERFAGVDIRVRVKGGGHVAQIYAIRQSISKALVAYYQKYVDEASKKEIKDILIQYDRTLLVADPRRCESKKFGGPGARARYQKSYR, from the exons ATGCCGGCCAAGGGGCCCCTGCAGAGCGTCCAGGTCTTCGGGCGGAAG AAAACAGCTACCGCTGTTGCTCACTGCAAGAGAGGAAATGGTCTCATTAAAGTGAATGGAAGACCCCTGGAAATGATTGAGCCTAGAACCCTGCAGTACAAA TTGCTTGAACCTGTTCTTCTCCTGGGCAAGGAACGCTTTGCTGGTGTTGACATCAGAGTCCGTGTTAAGGGTGGCGGCCATGTAGCACAAATCTACG CAATTCGTCAGTCTATTTCCAAAGCATTGGTGGCTTATTATCAGAAGT ATGTTGATGAAGCTTCCAAGAAGGAAATCAAGGACATCTTAATCCAGTATGATAGGACCTTACTGGTTGCAGATCCTCGTCGTTGCGAGTCCAAGAAGTTTGGTGGACCTGGTGCCCGTGCACGCTACCAGAAGTCTTACCGTTAA